The Zygotorulaspora mrakii chromosome 4, complete sequence nucleotide sequence TCCAAAGCGGCTTTTAGAATTTGCTTAGTATATTAGGAACGTTTCTGGTAGGATTATTGTCAAGCTACCTtaattcctcttttttaCTTTATGTTTCGTAGCTGATGAAAAACGGCTTTATCGTCACCGATATGTCTGTCAACAAGGAAGATggatcaaaatttgaaaaagttttaACTGGTGCTACTACTTCTCAGTTAGAGTACTCCTCTTTTAACGAGCTGGACTCTTCGTCAATTGATGCTTTCAATGATAGTAAGTTCCAAGAAGATAATGGAAACCCCTTTTTGAATCCAATTGTGGAGAAGCATTATCGTGAACTGTACGTATCCACCAAATATGAATGTGTTGAAAGGTTCGATCCATTCTTTACGTggacaaaaaaagaagaaaaaaaggttgtGAATAAACTAGACTGGCATGTTACTCTCCTTTCATGTTTCCTATTTGTGGCATTGCAGGTCGACAGAGGTAATTTGTTACAAGGGGTTGCTGATAACCTACTCCACGACTTAGGTCTCAATTCTAGCAATTATAATGTCGGAAATACGATATTCTTTCTGACTTTTTTATGTGCCGAATTACCTTCTCAACtcatttcgaaaaaaatagGAGCCGATAATTGGATTCCAATGCAAATGACGGCTTGGGCCCTGGTGGCTACTCTGCAATGCCGAATGAAAGGTAAAAATTCTTTCTATGCGTGTAGAGCACTCTTGGGTTTACTGGAAGGCGGCTTTGTTCCTGATTTGGTACTTTGGATGTCATATTTTTACAACTCTTCAGAACTTTCGATAAGGctgtcatttttttgggTGACTTTATCTTTAACTCAAATCGTCACTTCTTTTGTGGCATACGGAGTTTTTCACATGAGAGGTATTGGTGGAATGGCAGGCTGGCAGTGGTTATTTTTGATTGAGGGCATTTTCACTCTATTCATTGGCGTCAGTGCTTACTTCTTGATGGTACCTTCTGTGGTTCAAACAAAGAAGccatggaacaagaaaggATGGTTTactgaaagagaagaaaaaataattgtGAACAAGATTCTCAGAGATGATCCAACAAAAGGAGATATGAACAATAGGCAAGGAAtgtcattgaaaatgttaTGGAAAGCGCTCACAGATTACTATTTGTGGCCTATCTATTTAATAGGTCTTGTTGCTTATATTCCAACGAACGTCTTAACAACTTATCTGACTATGGTATTGCGAAATATTGGTTTCACAACTTTCGAAGTTAATCTGCTGGCTATCCCAAGCTTTATCCTTCATATTATACTGCTACTCGGACTGACATGGTTGACGgaaaaatgcaataatAGGCTTGGCTTGAGCCTGTTACAGCCGTTGTATACCGTTCCTCTTCTTGCGGTTCTCCGCTTTTGGAAAGCAACAATGTTTAACAAGTGGGGGACATATGCAATTATCACCCTGCTGCTAGGTAATCCCTATATCCATGCAATTTGTGTGTCCCTGTGCTCTAGAAACTCTCAGTCAGTTAAAACGAGAACTGTTTCTACTTCCTTGTACAATATGTTTGTGCAAGCTGGTCTCATTATATCTTCAAATGTATATGCAATAAAAGATGCGCCAATATACCGCAGAGGAAATGCAGTACTCTTTGGCTTGGCACTTGCTATGTTTCCTATCTTGATAGGGAGTAAGTTTCTTTATGTCTATATCAACAAACAGAGAGATAAGACTTGGGATTGTATGTCAGAAGAGGAAAGAGACCACTACTTGAATACTACTACTGAAGTTGGTTCACGTAGACTGGATTTCAGATTCTATCATTGAACTATGTTGTAGTATAGTTAGATGGGTTCTCGCGCTCATATTTCTACCTAACCTGGTTCCAGCCGATTGCTGATGAAAGCATCATGCATTCAGCTGATTACGACTATCCTCCTCAGCTTTTAtaaaaagcaaaaaatttgtatcACTTTTACGCCAAACTTTATATTGGATGTTCTTATTGAGAACTTAGTGTGCGATTCTTGCATTATAAATCCTCTAACTTACAGtaattttttccatctATGGCGCTAGTTTCGCCATACATTGATGTTATTGGACGATGTTGCGTTTGGAAGTTGACACATTCAATATGAATGCTATAAGTAGATTTTGAGATATTTATTAATAACTATGTAAGACAACCCAAAAGAAAGTAACATGCTGCTGATGGTTCGCTTGGTTTTCGTATAAGCGTTAATTAATATTATACCCACCAACCTAAGTGTAATGTTCGTATGAGGTCCATagtaaaacaaaagaaCGATTGAGATTATATTATAATTGttatattttgaagtaGTATTCGTGTCAATAAAAAATGTGCAATGGAATTTGAGCtaaatttttattattttatATTCCTAACAAAGCAGGACAATAATAATTACATGCTTCAAATAGAGCAGAAATATTGTttaattttattgaataaTCTGCAGCCAGGTTAATAGCAATATTCAATGATAATTAAAAATAATTAATTTATTATATAAGGCCTACCTACTAAACCTATTGTTGTTTtattcagaaaaaataatagaaTATACTGCTTAAAAAATTAAAACAAGATGCATTTGTATCAAGGACTTCTTATGAAGTGTGTGATTCACCTCTTACTTTATCAATATTTTAGTTCAGGCAACATGTTCAGCTACGCTTAAAATAGTTTATTATTGCTGAAAGTTTGTCaccagaaaaaaaaggtttcaatgaaatattaaaaaaaatttaaaaattgaatatctatcaagaaatataaaaaaatttaaaaattaaatatctatcaagaaatataaaaaaattttcaaaaataaaaaatagTACACCAAAAACATATTGTTTTATATAATATGACTATTGTAGTTAAATGTATATCAATTAAAGAATTTTAGGACTAAGTTAAAAGCAAAACactccaaatttttttatttcgTAGCGTCTCTTCCTTAGGTGTAGCAAAACGAGAAAGGTTTTTTCGTCCTGCAAGTTATCATAACAGCGTCCCAAAGACACAATAGCTCCTAAATATCTCGATAAtgtgaaagaaaataaatttcaagTGTAAACTTCATGCGAAAACTAGCCGTTTTCCATGCCAGCGGCAATTTGTTGAACTATAGATTGATATGGTGACAGAATTGATATACTAAAAAGATAACTTATATTGGAGTCATATGAAGCCCTAAGGGAGGATCACTCAATCCCGGAGAGTTATCTGCTAATAATCTATCAAGAGGCGTTTACAATACAGGAATCTGACAACGAAGGATCTATGGCAAAATATAGGAAGTAACTGTTATACTAGATTCAATGggattggaaaaaaatggtatcGACAACACGAATTGTTATCAGGCAAGAGTGCAAGTACTATATTATTAACTTTtttatggttcaatagaTGAAGAATAGCAGGTATAAACACCGGCATGTCTCCACGATATCCGATCTCACTTTatttagttttatctcattTTATAATATGGGAGATCAGGGACTCATATATCTCTTAAATCAAGCTCCACACTAATATCATTGATTTTAACCAAGCTTTCGTAAATATCTCAAAGGATGTCTCACTCTCCAACCGCAATTGCATTGT carries:
- a CDS encoding uncharacterized protein (similar to Saccharomyces cerevisiae YOL163W), translating into MKNGFIVTDMSVNKEDGSKFEKVLTGATTSQLEYSSFNELDSSSIDAFNDSKFQEDNGNPFLNPIVEKHYRELYVSTKYECVERFDPFFTWTKKEEKKVVNKLDWHVTLLSCFLFVALQVDRGNLLQGVADNLLHDLGLNSSNYNVGNTIFFLTFLCAELPSQLISKKIGADNWIPMQMTAWALVATLQCRMKGKNSFYACRALLGLLEGGFVPDLVLWMSYFYNSSELSIRLSFFWVTLSLTQIVTSFVAYGVFHMRGIGGMAGWQWLFLIEGIFTLFIGVSAYFLMVPSVVQTKKPWNKKGWFTEREEKIIVNKILRDDPTKGDMNNRQGMSLKMLWKALTDYYLWPIYLIGLVAYIPTNVLTTYLTMVLRNIGFTTFEVNLLAIPSFILHIILLLGLTWLTEKCNNRLGLSLLQPLYTVPLLAVLRFWKATMFNKWGTYAIITLLLGNPYIHAICVSLCSRNSQSVKTRTVSTSLYNMFVQAGLIISSNVYAIKDAPIYRRGNAVLFGLALAMFPILIGSKFLYVYINKQRDKTWDCMSEEERDHYLNTTTEVGSRRLDFRFYH